Below is a window of Malus domestica chromosome 13, GDT2T_hap1 DNA.
TATTTTCTAAAAATTAGAATTgtattttatttctaaataataAAAGCATTTGATTGGGGCAGAATGTCTGTCTTCTtcaatccatttttttttttttttttacacacgaATTAAAGTAGTTTAAAATACATATCGttttgttaaaagaaaaaaaaaatactagagAATAGACCAGAATTGGCGAAGTGTTGATCTAAAATTGGTTACACACTTCCAACAAACTTCTTGCTTATACTCCATCACTGTCGTCAAAGGAACTACAAAATATTGATTTTGAAATGAAAAATCGCAAACGAAAAAATCTACAATACTTTGAGTAATGAATATTTCTCCACTTAAAGTCTTGAGATTCAATCTAAAGTATAGCTACGAAAGAAAATTGGACCACAATTGAATTTAATCTAAATACTTTAAGTGACAGAGTATTTAATTATCCGGAATATATAGCCATAAGCAATAACGAAATGGGAGGATACCAAAAACTTAATCGGCTATGTTTCGGTTGagaaattcccaaattttaGAGGATTGATGCCCAATTAAAAgagattataaaatattatatgagATAATATAAAAGCATGTACGAGAGATAACGACCTTTTTCGAGTATGAACTTACAATATATCTTGCATGTCTTTGTAATCCATGTATGTACTTTCAATATTTTATACCTAACATTTTGTAGCAATTTGACATCAATATCTTGATACTTGAAAAATCCCTCCCCacaaacaaaattattttttttttgacaaaaaataaaatattttagatTTTATCAACCAATCAAACGGGCCACGCGGCATCATCATAATTTACTTGTGAATTATATATAGCAAGGGTTTCGCACGGGTGACGTGATGAAACTCCAGTTGCCATCACGCACTCTTTACGTAATTATAATATTTTCCTCCATAAACAGAACCACACATAATTCCCGGAAAAATCACATCactatttgtttttcctttttcctactCTCGAAATTTCACGAAAacgaaaaataaagaaataaaaataaatacaaaaacttcatatTTATATCCATCGAAACTGATAGAGTCTCCAAATCAAAATCTCAAGTTTACTCATCTtccttactctctctctctctctctctctctctctctctctctctctctctcactctcacacacacacacacacacacacacaatctcTCCACAGAGACAAGCATTCCGGCGACTTCTCGGATCAATCTCCGACGACGATAAGTGATGGGGAACCAATGACTCAAGCGATCAGGGACGACGGCGatcatcatcatcgtcatcatcatcatgtcGACTGTATGGAGCTCGGACTGTTTTTCGGACCTCTTGTGCGCGGAAAACTCCGGAATACTGTCCGGAGAGTCGCCGGAATGCTCGTCGGACGTGGAATCTCCGGCGTGTAGCGAAGAATCCATCGCCGGATTCATCGAAGGGGAGCGCCACTTCGTCCCCGGTTTCGATTACTTGTCTCGCTTCCACTCTCAGTCGCTCGACGTCACCGCCAGAGCCGACTCCGTTGCATGGATTCTCAAGGTAAAACGTCAAACGATTTATTTAATCGGCGGCTAACTTTAATATAATTAATGTAGACCATTGTGAACGAACTGATCGTCGCACATCCTTTTCTCCTCCGTTTTCTATTTCTGACATTTACATGGAATTAACTTAATCAAATTCGATTCAAGTCAAATGGATAGTGTAAAAATCAGTTCTCTTGAAACGCATGCGCGTGAGAGCTTTAGATCTATTATCTATAGTGTCTCTTGCATTGCTAGCGTCAGGCGAAGACGCTGTTTATCAGCCGCCGGATCTATCTGTAAATTGCTTTTCAGTTTCGGACGAATACCGGCGGCTCAATTGGATTACTTCCCTTGTAATATCAGTTAATCAATATTACGTTCTGTATGCAGGTCCAAAGTTACTATGGGTTTCAACCACTGACGGCGTATCTCTCCGTTAACTACTTGGATCGGTTCTTATACTCCCACCGCCTGCCGGTAAATTTAATCTTCATTAGCGATTAAGCTGAATAATATTTAAGATTATATCCTAATTATTGGTGAAAGACGTAATTACTTTATTGACTATTCTAAGTACGTATAGACTTTTCAAACGTACGTAAAATTAATCgaacaaaacaaaaagttcACTGTACAATGTGGACAGTAGGTGATTCGTTGTACGTACTGTTCCATTACAATTTCGAGAGATTTTTTCACTATAACCAGTACCTCGTATGTTACATATAACCAATACCTCGTATGTTACATCATGTATCACTAAAcaaatgatgagatatatgtgctaaaaaattaataacttaaaaaataaaatttaatatcattcctattaaaacacatgatgtactacttgtgttcccgtcacaactaaaaatttctctacGATCCTCTAAACTAAactccaaattttttattaGGTTAATCTGACTTTATAATTACTACAGTATTAAAGTACAATGATACTAATTATTACATGTCCTTTTAATATtaactttgttattttttcTCTGACACGTGCTAATACGTCTAGCATTGTGTATCGAGTGCAAACCAACAAATTACACAggaatcttaattaattaagtcCATATGATGACGATAGTACTTTTTCTAATAATACGcgttttgtatgtttattgttTGATCAGCAAGCAAATGGGTGGCCGATGCAACTTTTAAGTGTTGCTTGCTTGTCCTTAGCTGCTAAGATGGAGGAACCTCTGGTTCCTTCGCTGTTGGATCTTCAGGTATTAATTATTATACGTAATCAACCCTAATTTTTTCTTAATCTAGACTTATTgattttaatgtgttttttttgttggaatatTGATTTAATGTTTAGTTATGGCAATAATATTATAAAACAGCTAGCATGTCACTATAATGTAAGATGTACACGTGTCATAGGTGGAAGGTGCCAAGTTTATATTCGAACCCAGAACAGTCCGCAGGATGGAGCTTCTGGTGCTGAGCGTTTTGGATTGGAGGCTACGATCCATAACACCCTTCTGCTTCATCGCTTTCTTTGCATGCAAGCTCGATCCAACGGCAACTTTCATTGGCTTTCTCATTTCACGCGCCACGGATATCATCTTATCCAATATCCAGGGTACGTACTGTACGTAATATTTACATGCAGATTTGTATATCTATACGTAATACAGTTGTGTAGGTGTGCGTACGTATATGCATTGTGATAACTTGTAGCTGTTATTCTTGACTTTTGTTGTTAATGAATTCATAATTATGTCGATCCGTAGAATCTAGCTTTCTTGAATATTGGCCATCATGCATTGCTGCGGCAGCAATACTCTCTGCAGCCGAT
It encodes the following:
- the LOC103451925 gene encoding cyclin-D1-1-like; protein product: MSTVWSSDCFSDLLCAENSGILSGESPECSSDVESPACSEESIAGFIEGERHFVPGFDYLSRFHSQSLDVTARADSVAWILKVQSYYGFQPLTAYLSVNYLDRFLYSHRLPQANGWPMQLLSVACLSLAAKMEEPLVPSLLDLQVEGAKFIFEPRTVRRMELLVLSVLDWRLRSITPFCFIAFFACKLDPTATFIGFLISRATDIILSNIQESSFLEYWPSCIAAAAILSAADEIPNLSLENPEHAESWCDGLSKEKIIGCYRLMQDLVVGNSRNKKSSPNVLPLQLRVTVRGRMRSSSDSSSSSSISLSSPSSSSPISYKRRKLNNCLWVDDDKGNSE